The Cygnus atratus isolate AKBS03 ecotype Queensland, Australia chromosome 12, CAtr_DNAZoo_HiC_assembly, whole genome shotgun sequence genome has a segment encoding these proteins:
- the SLC7A9 gene encoding B(0,+)-type amino acid transporter 1: MGEESLRKRKGQDSRKEDGQSIQSQEPQTMNLQKQVGLISGICMIVGTIIGSGIFVSPKSVLANAGAVGPCLIIWAACGVLATLGALCFAELGTMITKSGGEYPYLMEAFGPIPAFLFSWTSLLVTKPSSFAIICLSFAEYASAPFYPGCDPPPVVIKCLAAAAIVVITIVNSLSVKLGSYLQNLLTAAKMIIVTIIIVSGIVLLAQGKTENFKDSFKDSKISVSSIGLAFYNGLWAYDGWNQLNYITEELKNPYRNLPLSIIIGIPLVTICYVLINIAYFTVMTSTELLQSQAVAVTFGDRILYPASWIVPLFVAFSTIGSANGTCFTAGRLVYVAGREGHMLKVLSYISVKRLTPAPAIIFYGAIAIIYIIPGDIDTLINYFSFAVWIFYGLTVFALIVMRFTRKEVNRPIRIPIVIPVIVTLISILLVLIPIISAPELAYLYCVLFILSGLIFYVLFVHFKFSWPQKISKPITMHLQMLLEVVPAEETTE; this comes from the exons ATGGGTGAAGAAAgcttgaggaaaagaaaaggacaggACAGCAGAAAAGAGGATGGACAATCCATTCAGAGTCAAGAACCCCAAACTATGAACCTACAAAAGCAG GTGGGCCTGATCAGTGGAATCTGTATGATTGTTGGTACAATTATTGGCTCAGGTATCTTTGTTTCTCCAAAATCAGTACTTGCCAATGCTGGAGCTGTGGGTCCTTGTTTAATCATCTGGGCAGCCTGTGGAGTTCTTGCAACACTAG ggGCACTTTGTTTTGCTGAGCTTGGTACAATGATCACAAAATCAGGAGGAGAATATCCTTACCTCATGGAAGCATTTGGCCCAATtccagcatttttgttttcttggacaAGCTTACTCGTCACAAAGCCCAGCTCTTTTGCAATCATTTGTCTCAGCTTTGCAGAATATGCATCAGCTCCTTTTTATCCAGGTTGTGATCCACCCCCAGTTGTCATCAAGTGTcttgcagcagctgccattG tGGTAATTACAATAGTGAATTCACTGAGCGTGAAGCTGGGAAGTTATCTCCAGAATCTTCTCACGGCTGCTAAAATGATCATTGTCACAATCATTATTGTAAGTGGAATTGTTCTCCTTGCGCAAG gaaaaactgaaaactttaaaGATTCTTTCAAGGACAGTAAAATTTCTGTTAGCTCTATTGGTCTGGCATTCTATAATGGACTCTGGGCGTACGATGGATG GAATCAACTCAATTACATCACAGAAGAACTTAAAAATCCTTACAG AAATCTACCACTATCTATAATTATTGGAATCCCCTTGGTTACAATTTGTTACGTTCTGATAAACATTGCATATTTCACCGTAATGACTTCAACAGAACTCCTACAGTCCCAGGCAGTTGCTGTG ACATTTGGAGACAGAATTCTTTATCCAGCCTCTTGGATAGTACCTCTCTTTGTGGCCTTTTCTACAATTGGATCTGCCAATGGGACATGTTTTACTGCAGGCAG acTTGTTTATGTAGCAGGTCGTGAAGGGCACATGCTAAAGGTGCTGTCTTACATTAGTGTTAAGCGTTTAACACCAGCACCTGCTATCATATTTTAT GGTGCCATTGCTATTATTTATATCATCCCTGGTGACATTGACACACTTATAaactatttcagttttgcagtcTGGATATTTTATGGTTTAACTGTGTTTGCACTCATTGTTATGAGGTTTACAAGAAAGGAAGTCAACAGACCAATTCGG ATACCCATTGTCATTCCAGTCATAGTGACATTAATCTCCATTTTACTGGTACTGATACCAATCATCAGTGCACCTGAACTGGCATATTTgtactgtgttttatttatacttaGTGGACTCatattttatgtactttttgttcattttaaattcagctGGCCCCAGAAAATATCAA agccCATCACTATGCACCTTCAGATGCTTTTGGAAGTTGTTCCAGCAGAGGAAactactgaataa